A single window of Halotalea alkalilenta DNA harbors:
- a CDS encoding IS110 family transposase has product MAHLPVLDPLAAFVDVGSEQMYVSIAGGEPKVFGTFTAQLHELRDWLLSQKVKSVAMEATGIYWLPLYSVLEAAKLQVLMVNGKHTRNLPGRKTDMKDCQWGATLHAHGLLRAGFVPPAEIRRLQDYLRLRQDHITLAAGHVQHLQKALERMNIKLHDVISNLVGRSGMAVIRSMLEGERDPERLLALCDVQIRQQKAERIKASLQGTWAEEHLFALRQALESWEHYQRLIRACDQQIEAVLRSIDVDPPTSPPSKAHKRGGANAPQIDDLHPMLVALCGGNDLTVLPAHTDYSVLQLIGEVGTDLTQWPTEKHFTAWAGLAPGSHQSGKRQRSAKRRRNRAGRLFCVMARSLARSKHIALGGFYRRMAGRRGGLIANIALARKLAALFWRVMVKGLDYVEHGLQYYEAQALETKQRSMRRLAKQLGFSVTPIQTEAQNASA; this is encoded by the coding sequence ATGGCCCACTTACCGGTATTGGATCCATTGGCAGCCTTCGTGGATGTCGGCAGCGAGCAGATGTATGTGTCGATTGCCGGGGGGGAGCCGAAGGTCTTCGGCACGTTCACGGCACAGCTGCATGAGCTACGTGACTGGCTGTTGTCGCAGAAGGTGAAGTCGGTGGCCATGGAGGCCACGGGGATCTACTGGCTGCCTCTGTACAGCGTGCTGGAAGCCGCGAAGCTACAGGTGCTGATGGTCAACGGTAAGCACACCCGCAATCTGCCGGGTCGCAAGACGGATATGAAGGATTGCCAGTGGGGAGCGACGTTGCACGCGCACGGACTCTTGCGGGCAGGCTTCGTGCCCCCAGCCGAGATCCGGCGCTTGCAGGATTACCTGCGATTGCGTCAGGACCACATCACGCTGGCCGCAGGGCATGTGCAGCATCTGCAGAAGGCCTTGGAGCGGATGAACATCAAATTGCACGATGTCATCAGCAACCTGGTGGGCCGCAGCGGCATGGCGGTGATCCGGTCGATGCTCGAGGGTGAACGCGATCCTGAGCGACTGCTGGCTTTGTGCGACGTGCAGATCCGCCAGCAGAAGGCCGAACGGATCAAAGCCTCTCTGCAAGGGACCTGGGCCGAGGAGCATCTGTTCGCGTTGCGCCAGGCGCTGGAAAGCTGGGAGCACTACCAGCGTTTGATCAGGGCTTGCGACCAACAGATCGAAGCGGTGCTCCGTTCGATCGACGTCGATCCTCCGACGTCGCCGCCGTCCAAGGCGCACAAGCGAGGCGGTGCCAATGCACCCCAGATCGATGACCTGCATCCGATGCTGGTGGCTCTGTGTGGAGGCAATGATCTCACCGTGCTTCCCGCCCATACGGACTACAGCGTCCTGCAACTCATAGGTGAAGTGGGAACCGACCTGACCCAGTGGCCGACCGAGAAACACTTCACCGCTTGGGCCGGGCTGGCCCCCGGGAGTCATCAGAGCGGTAAGCGCCAACGCTCGGCCAAGCGCAGGCGTAATCGTGCTGGGCGCCTGTTTTGCGTCATGGCCCGCAGCCTCGCTCGCAGCAAACACATTGCGCTGGGCGGTTTTTACCGTCGGATGGCGGGTCGCCGAGGTGGATTGATCGCCAATATCGCCCTGGCGCGCAAACTCGCGGCGCTGTTCTGGCGCGTCATGGTCAAAGGATTGGACTATGTCGAACACGGACTCCAGTACTACGAGGCACAGGCGCTGGAAACCAAACAACGTTCCATGCGTCGACTCGCCAAGCAGCTCGGGTTCTCCGTGACGCCTATCCAGACTGAAGCTCAAAATGCTTCTGCCTGA
- a CDS encoding amidohydrolase family protein: protein MSAYTGPIVDAHHHFWEPELGRQPWLLREARIAFRYGNYDSIKRSFLPPDLLAAAQGFDIVGTVTMETEWDLDDPIGEMAYTQSIADEYGLPTAAVAHAILRDPDVESVIAQLAERPLVRAVRNKPGQAASPAKASAHPSLLTDAQWQKGFALLSRYGLDFELQVAWWHLSEAAALAARYPDTQITINHTGLPSDRSREGIEGWAKALALVAKHENVAIKISGIGLAGVPWTVENNREIVLRTADIFGPERIMFASNFPVDELTGSYQEIYGGFVEITRDWSAAEQTAAFIGNAVRYYRLPPSLLKS, encoded by the coding sequence ATGAGTGCATATACCGGTCCGATCGTCGACGCCCACCACCACTTCTGGGAGCCCGAGCTCGGGCGCCAGCCGTGGCTGCTTAGAGAGGCGCGGATTGCGTTTCGCTACGGAAACTACGACAGCATCAAACGTTCGTTCCTTCCGCCCGACCTGCTTGCCGCCGCCCAGGGATTCGACATCGTGGGAACGGTGACCATGGAGACCGAATGGGATCTCGACGATCCGATCGGGGAGATGGCGTACACCCAATCCATCGCCGATGAATATGGACTACCGACTGCCGCCGTCGCCCACGCGATACTCAGAGATCCCGACGTCGAATCGGTGATCGCACAGCTGGCCGAGCGCCCCTTGGTAAGGGCGGTGAGGAACAAACCAGGTCAAGCCGCCTCACCAGCCAAAGCCAGCGCCCACCCGAGCCTGCTCACCGATGCCCAATGGCAGAAGGGGTTTGCCTTGCTCAGCCGCTATGGTCTCGATTTCGAGCTCCAGGTGGCATGGTGGCACTTGAGCGAGGCAGCCGCGCTGGCTGCCCGCTATCCAGACACCCAGATCACGATCAATCACACTGGATTGCCCTCGGACCGGTCGCGAGAAGGCATAGAAGGATGGGCGAAGGCGCTCGCGCTGGTGGCAAAGCATGAAAACGTCGCGATCAAGATCTCCGGAATCGGGCTGGCCGGCGTGCCATGGACGGTTGAAAACAATCGCGAAATCGTCCTGCGTACCGCCGACATCTTCGGCCCTGAGCGGATCATGTTCGCAAGCAACTTTCCGGTCGATGAGCTGACCGGCAGCTACCAGGAGATCTACGGCGGCTTCGTCGAGATCACCCGCGACTGGTCGGCTGCGGAACAAACGGCCGCCTTCATCGGCAACGCGGTACGCTACTACCGGCTGCCTCCCAGCCTGCTTAAGTCATGA